One Gallus gallus isolate bGalGal1 chromosome 11, bGalGal1.mat.broiler.GRCg7b, whole genome shotgun sequence DNA window includes the following coding sequences:
- the TRAPPC2L gene encoding trafficking protein particle complex subunit 2-like protein, with product MAVCIAVIAKENYPLYIRSVPTENELKFHYTVHTSLDVVDEKISAMGKAMVDQRELYLGLLYPTEDYKVYGYVTNSKVKFVMVVDSSNTALRDNEIRSMFRKLHNSYTDIMCNPFYNPGDRIHSRAFDNMVNSMMMQVC from the exons ATGGCGGTGTGCATCGCCGTGATCGCTAAGGAG AATTACCCCCTCTACATCCGGAGTGTCCCAACAGAGAATGAGCTCAAGTTCCACTACACCGTGCACACCTCCCTGGACGTCGTGGATGAGAAGAtctctgccatgggcaaggcTATGGTGGATCAGAGGGAGCTCTATCTAGGGCTCCTCTACCCCACTGAAGACTACAAAGT ATATGGCTACGTGACAAACTCGAAGGTGAAGTTTGTTATGGTGGTGGATTCTTCAAACACGGCGCTTCGGGACAATGAGATCCGCAGT ATGTTCCGAAAGCTGCATAATTCCTATACAGACATAATGTGCAACCCCTTCTATAACCCAGGGGACCGTATCCATTCCAG GGCTTTTGATAACATGGTGAACTCCATGATGATGCAGGTGTGCTGA